The Bacteroidales bacterium genome includes the window CCCGTATCAAGTACGGGGCAGGCTCTTTCAGGGTTTATGTTAAATATGAATCCTTTAACTCAGGACTTCGTTTCACTTCGTCCCGAGCTAATACATAAAGGAGCGTTGCCCCTTAGAAATATACTCAGCACATCAAAATAATATTTAGCCAAAAAATCCATTAGGGAATTATGATATAAAAATACTTAAAGGCAAGTATGGAAATTTTAAACGTTTGAGAGTAGGAAATTATAGAATAATTTTTGACGAAGACAATAACATAATGTATATTTATAAAATAAAACATAGACAGGAGGCATATAAATGATACAAGCACATATTATTAAACAAGAAAATAAACCAATAGCAATTGTATTGGATTATAAAGAATATTTGAGATTAAAAGAAATTGAAGAAGATAAATTGGATTATTTTGCTGCATTAGAAGCAAAATATGAAAACAAGAAATGGATTGAACATGATGATTTAAAACAAGAATTAGGATTATAAATTATCTGAAAAAGAATAAAGGCTCTATTGAAAATGAAAAAATACCTGATTATTTTGGAAAAAACAAAAACAGGGTATAGCGTTTATGTACCCGATTTGCATGGTTGTATTGCAACTGGTGAAACAAGAGAAATAGCACAAGATAATATATATGAAGCAATAAAATTTCATTTGGAAGGCTTGCAGGAAGAAAATTTATTAAAACAACAAAAAATACAAATAAGGGCTTGTAACCTTTTATAAAATATTAAAAAGCATTAATTTTAGTTATTTAATTTTCAAATAATAACATTATGGATTTGAATATAAAAATTCCAAAATCAATATATACAGCAATAAGATTGCCCGAAAAACAAAAAATGAAAATTCTTTTAACGGAGTTAGCTTTTACTTTATATGAAAAGAATATATTATCGTTTGGTAAAGCAAGAGAATTAGCCCAAATGACAAAATGGGAGTTTCACGAAGAATTAGGAAAAATGAAAATAGAAAGACATTATAATTCAGAATGTTTTGAAGAAGATTTTAATTATGGAAAAGAATTAAGGCTCTATTAAAAATGAAAAAATACCTGATTATTTTGGAAAAAACAAAAACAGGATATAGCGTTTATGTACCCGATTTGCCTGGTTGTATTGCAATTGGTGAAACAAGAGAAATAGCACAAGATAATATATATGAAGCAATAAAATTTCATTTGGAAGGCTTGCAGGAAGAAAACTTATTAATTCCTGAAAACAAATCCGAAGCAGGAACTTTATTTATCAGTATTTAAAAAAATTATTAAAATAACAAAAACCACAAATTCAGGGTTTGTAACCCATTTTTATTAAAATATTGAAAAAGCGTTAGCTTTTATTCTTGACTACGAAAATCGTCAAATTTTATACACACCAAGAAAAAGCAGAACGTTCACGCCACAGGGCGTGGGCTGTTCTTGTTTGGTGTGTGGGTGTTTGACGATACCTTGTAGTCGAATAAGTTACAGTTCCACGCTTTTTTTATGTAATTATTTAACTGCTTTGGGGACTGAAGCAAATAAAAAATTTTATGCTTTATGAAAAAACTAATTTTTACAATTCTCGGAGTATTAATTTTTTCCTGTCCCGTTTTTGTCGGGAGCGGATTATTTGCACAGGAAATACCACAGAAAATATCGTATCAGGGGAAATTACTGGAAAATGAAGTACCAGTTGGTCAAACGGAAACCGTAACAAAAAAGATTACCTTTTCAATTGGCACATGGAGTGAAGAACATGAAAATGTACCAATAACTAAAGGATTATATTCAGTAACACTTGGTAGTAGTACTAATCCAATTCCAATAAGTATTTTTGATAATAATTCAAGTGTTTCTTTGCAAATTAAAGTTGAAAATACTACGCTTTCACCGACAACGGAAATTTTATCGGTTCCTTATGCTTATAAAGCTGAAAAGGCAGTTGAAGCTGAAAATATTTTTAGTGGAAACTATAATGACCTTACAAATCAACCTATAATACCGACTAAAGTAAGTCAGCTTACAAACGATGAAGGATATATAACAAGCCCTGATGATGCAGATGCTAATGCAAGTAATGAATTACAAACCCTTTCACAAAGCGGAACAGCTGTTACATTATCAGATGGTGGTGGTACAGTAAGTGTTGCCGATAATGATAATAGTTCAACAAATGAAATACAAACTTTGTCTTTAAGCGGTAATGATTTGACTATTTCAGGTTCAAGTGATACTGTAACTTTACCAGGAGGGACAAGTCTCTGGACGCAAAGTGTAGATGATATTTATTACAATTCAGGTGATGTTTTAATTGGAACTACATCGGGAGGAAATACAAAATTAAAAATTGAAACTGGCAGCAATAATCAAGGGCTTAGAATCACAAACAATAGTAGTGGTCAAATTGCATTACGGATAGATAATAATGCTGGTGCACATAAAGCTATTAGTATTTTTAATAATAGTGATGAGGCTGCATTATATATTAATAACTCTGGCACTGGTGAAGCTTTATCCATTGTAAATGGTGGTACTGACGACTGCGCTGATTTAAGAATAACTAATGCTGCTAATAGTAATGATGTTGTTTATGCAAGTACAGTAGGCACTGGATGTGCTGGGTGGTTTTACATAAATAATTCAAGTAATTCTTCACCTGCATTACTTGCATATACCACTGGTACAGGCTATGCAGGTGAATTTGATGGTGATGTTAAAATATGGGGAACATTATATGGTGGGAAATTTGAAAGTGGACAACAAATTACTAAAATTGACCATCCTATTGACCCAGAAAACAAATATTTAGAACATTCAACTGTATCATCACCTGATATGCTCAATGTTTATAACGGAAATGTTATACTTGATAATAATGGAGAGGCAATTATTGAACTACCTGTTTATTTTGAAGTTCTAAATAAAGAATTCCGTTATCAACTTACTTGTATTGGTGCTTATGCATCTGTTTATGTAGCAAAAGAAATATCAGGTAACAGTTTTAAAATTGCTGGTGGAAAAGCAGGAATGAAAATTTCATGGCAGGTTACAGGCATAAGACAAGACCCTTATGCAAATCAAAATCGTATTCAGGTAGAAGTTGAAAAATCTGAAAAAGAAAAAGGACATTACTTACATTATAAAGAATATGAGCAGCCAATAGAAAAAAGTATTGAGGCTGTAAAAAACCCTAAAATACTTGAAAAAATAAAAGGAAATGATAAATAATTTAAAAAAATAGCCACAGATTAACTTCGTTGAGGGCTAAAAGCCGTTCACAGATTAAATACGAAATCTGTGAACTTAACGAAGTGATATCACGAACACATTTAAAAATAAATAATATTGTGAGTAATCTGTGGCAATCTAATAAACATATTAATTAAAAAAGGAGGCAAAAAATGAAACATATAAAATTTGTTATTTTCATAATATTTCTAGTGTTTTTATTTACAAACATTAAAGCACAATATAGCAATATCGCTGAAGTACTTTCTTCGGGCGGTGGAGAATCTACAAAAGGAATTTATAGAAATTTTGGTGTAATTGGCGAAACATTTGTAAATTCTTCCGTTACAGAAGATAATTATAATACATCTATCGGATTTCTATATGCTTCTGATATTGGTACAGGAATTAACGAAGTAAATTTTAATAATCAATTTATTAGTATATTCCCAAATCCAGCAAATGAAATTATTAACATTGAGATTAAATCGCAAAAAATAAAATCATTTGATGCTGAAATGTATGATATTCAAGGCAAACTGGTTTTTATGAAACAATATAAATCAAACTTGATAAATATTGATATTTCAGATTTGTCAAAAGGAATATACTTGCTAAAACTCAAAGATGAAACAGGAAATATTATTAAAACAAAAAAGATTGTGAAAGAATAAATAATTTCAGCATTAATTTTCTATAAATTCATTAATTTTAAGGTCGCAAAATGCGACCTTTTTTTTATCAATGGTATTGTATTTTGCGATATCAAGTTTTAAAATAGTATAATATAAGTAGTGCCTATAAGAAAACCCTTGAAATTTATAATTATGCTGTCATTTCGACTGAAAGGAGAAATCTCATTCGTCTAATATACATTGTATTATGAGATTTCTCACTTCGTTCGAAATGACAATATAGGAGTTTTCTTAGATGCACTAAGTAGAAGAAAGTAGTAATATAAAACAAGCATAATGTCAATTGTAAAAATTTCTGTTGTATCATATTTGAATTCAATTCCATTTATATATGGTATTAAAAATTCCGGTTATATTGATGGAGATTATTCATTGGAATTAGATATTCCTTCGGTATGTGCAAAGAAGCTTATTACTGGTGATGTTGATATAGGGCTGATTCCTGTGGCAGTAATTCCTAACTTAAAATATAGTGAAATTATTTCTGATTATTGTATTGGTGCTGTTTCAAAAGTGAGAAGTGTTTTGTTAATTAGTAATGTTCCAATAAACAAAATAAATACTATATATTTAGATTATCAATCACGAACTTCTGTTATGCTTGTTCGTATTTTAGCATATAAATTCTGGAATATTAAGGTAAAATGGGAAAATTCAAACGATAAATTTGATTATAATAATTTTGCTGATGATTCAGGTGCTTTAATTATCGGAGATAAAACATTTGAATTAGCCAATAAATTTAATTATGTTTATGACCTTGCTGAACAATGGATAAAATATACACAACTTCCATTTGTTTTTGCTTGCTGGATTTCAAATAAAAAAATTAATTCAGATTTTATTAATAATTTTAACCTTTCACTTGATTATGGTATTAATAATTTAGATAAAGTTATTGATGATTATTTATGTAGTGAAAATAAATTAAATGTTAATATTAAAGAATATCTGACAAAAAACATTAGTTATAAACTTGATAATAAAAAAAGAGAAGGGATGAAGTTATTTCATAAATTAAGTGCTGAAACGTGTTATTAATTTATGATTTAATATGCTGATTAGTGATTGAAAGAAAACCCTTGAAATTTTAATTATACTGTCATTTCGAACGAAGTGAGAAATCTCATTCGGCTTATATACAATGTGTTGTGAGATTTCTCCTTTCAGTCGAAATGACAATATAGGAGTTTTCGTGCAGGCACTAATGACGTAACCAAAAATATAAACAAATATTGAATTTCTCTTGATTGTTAAATTAAAGAGAATCAGTTAAATATAAAAATATAAACATATGAAAAATCAAAAATTACTTATTTGTGTTTTGCTACTATTATTAGCAAAATTTGGATTTGCCAATTATTCTGCAGATACAATAACATTACCGGATTCATCAAAAACATTAGTTTATGTGTTTGATATGAAACAAATGATTGGTCCTGCTATCTGGAGGCAGACTCAGCAAAGTTTCAGTGAAGCAAATGACTGGGGTGCAGATTATATGATCATTCAAATGAATACATACGGAGGCACACTTGATGCAGCAGATTCCATTCGCACAAAAATCTTAAATTCAAAAATTCCTGTTTATGTTTTTATTGATAATAACGCAGCATCTGCCGGAGCATTAATTTCCATTGCATGTGAAAGAATATACATGAAAAAAGGTTCTAATATAGGAGCAGCAACAGTAGTTAACCAAACGGGCGAACAAATGCCGGATAAATATCAGGCTTATATGCGTTCAATGATGAGGTCAACTGCTGAAGCACATGGAAAAGATACAATTATTCAAGGAAATGATACAATTTTTAAATGGAAAAGAGACCCTTTAATTGCCGAAGCAATGGTTGACCCCAGAGAATATATAGAAGGTATAATTGATACAGGGAAAGTTTTAAGTTTTACAACTGATGAAGCAATAAAATATGGTTTTTGCGAAGGAAAGGTTGATGACCTGAAAGAAGTTCTTGAAAAAGCTGAAATCAAGGATTATGAAATAAAAGAATATAAAGTATCATCATTAGAATCTGTTATTGGCTTTTTAGTTAATCCGGTTTTTTCAGGAATTCTAATTATGATAATTATTGGAGGTATATATTTTGAGCTACAAACACCCGGAATAGGATTTCCTATCGCAGCATCTATTATAGCAGCTATTTTGTACTTTGCACCACTTTATCTTGAAGGATTAGCCGAAAATTGGGAAATAGTAATATTTGTATTGGGTATTATTTTAGTGGGCATCGAAATATTTGCTTTTCCTGGATTTGGTGTAGCAGGTATTTCCGGTATTATTTTAATTGTTACAGGACTGACAATGAGCATGATAGATAATATTGTTTTTGAATTTGAAACTAATTATTTTGAAATAATATTCAGGTCACTTTTTGTTGTTGTTTTGTCAATGTTTATTTCTATTATATTATCTCTTTATCTGAGTAAAGTACTTCTGACTGCTTCAGCATCACCTTTAAGATTTGTTGTACTAAGAGCTACTCAAAAGACTGAAAATGGTTTTATTGGTATTGAACAAAAAATACAAACATTAGTTGGAAAAAAAGGCATAGCTTCCACTATTTTAAGACCTTCTGGTAAAATTGAAATAGATGACGAAATTTATGATGCAAAATCAGAAATCGGTTATATTGAAAAGGGTGAAAAAATAAAAGTTGTCAGGCATGAAGCAAGTCAATTGTATGTAATAAAAAACAATGGATAAATTTTCAATACAAATACGAGATTATAACTCAAATGACTATCCTGATGTTGATTATCTGTGGCAGATAACAGATTTGGGAGGTAAAGAACGAGGTGATGATAATGATGTAATTGAAGAAACTATAAAAAATGGTGGGAAACTAATTATCCTTGAAAAATCCGAAGATAACAAAATCATTGGAACATCATGGATAACTAATGATAAAAGAAGATTATACCTTCATCATTTTTGTATTCATCCTGATTTTCAAGGACAAGGTTTAAGTAAGATATTAGCTCGTGAATCATTAGAATTTGCCAAAAAACAAAAATTACAAATTAAATTAGAAGTACATAATACAAATGTAAAAGCAATTGATTTGTATAAAAATATTGGGTTTAAGTATCTCGGTGATTATGATGTATATATTATCAGGGATGTTGAAAAATGTGATTCTTTTAATAACATTTAATTAATTGATTTACAGAGTATTTAATAATAAATTGGCTTAGGTTTAAAATGGCGTTTATAAGTTGTTTTTGAGCGTCATTGCGAGGACGTAGGACGAAGCAATCTGAATATTTGTAAATTACTTAGTCGTTTCTCCTTGCAATGACGGTATAACAAATATATAATTACACATAAAACAACGTCATGCTAAACCATAGCCAATAAATTTAAACAAAATATCAATAATGAAAAAACTATCATTTTTATTATTCTTTATATTATTTTCAAAAATAGTTATCTCTCAATCAATTGATACTTTAAAGCCTGAGATTGACTATATTAAAAAGCATGTGGAGTTTCTTGCTTCCGATTCATTAAAAGGTCGTAAACCCGGCACAGTTGAAAGTAAAATTGCAGCAGAGTATATTTTGGAACAATTCAAAAGTAATGGACTTGTTCCTATGGGAGATAAAGGATTTCAATATTTTAATGTTGTAACAGATGTTAAAACCGGCGAAAATAATTATTTTTCATTTAATGATTTTGAAGGAGTACTAAATAATGATTTTATTCCTTTTTCGTTTTCAGAAAATAAATCTGTTGAAGCAAATGTGGTGTTTGCAGGCTATGGATTTGATATAAAATCCGATAGTATTACATGGAACGATTATAATGATATAGTTGTAAAAGATAAATGGGTGATGATTTTACGTGGTGATCCTGAATTGGATAATCCGAACAGTATTTTTATTAAATATAGTATTGATCGTCATAAGGTTCTGATAGCAAAAGATAAAGGTGCTGCAGGTGTATTATTAATATCAGGTGCTGAGATGGAAAAAAAAGATGAGCTTATTTCTCTTTATTATGATCAAACATCGGGTGGGGCAGGAGTTCCTGTAATTAATATTAAAAGAGAAGTGGCAGATAAAATTCTTGAAGAATCAGATAAAACAATAGAAAGCCTTGAAAAAACATTAAATACTAATAAAAAACCTAATTCATTTGATTTAGAAATAAAAGTAAAAGCATCTTCCGAAATAATTAAAACATATGTGCAAACACAGAATGTTATTGCAATTATAGAAGGTAATGATCCTGAACTAAAAAATGAGTATATTTTTATTGGAGCACATTATGACCATCTTGGTTTTGGTGGGCAAGGTACAAGTTCAAGGAAAAAAGATACTGTTGCGGTTCATAATGGTGCTGATGATAATGCATCGGGAGTTGCAGGAGTTATTGAACTAACTAAAAAGTTATCACTAATAAAAGATGATATAAAAAGAAGTATAGTTTTTATGACATTTGGAGCTGAAGAAATGGGACTTTTGGGTTCAAAATATTTTGTTAATAATCCTTTGGTTGAAATTGACAACATTACCACAATGTTTAATTTTGATATGATTGGCAGATTGAAACCTGATAATAAAACTGTTACTATCGGCGGATCGGGAACATCTGAAGAGTCAGATTCGTTAATCATGCAATTTGCCAAAGACAGAATTTTTAAAGTTAATCTTTCTCCTGATGGATATGGACCATCAGATCATGCATCGTTTTATGCAAACGATATTCCTGTTTTTTTTATTTCAACAGGTGCGCATGAAGACTATCATACCCCTGAAGATGATGTTGACAAACTTGATTTTAAAGGTGAAACAGCAATTATTGATTTTGCTTACGAATTAATCTTAAATATAACAAATTGTGATAAAAAATTGACTTTCAGTGAATCAGGAAGTAAAATATCATACAGACATGGAAGGGGTTTAAAGATTGTACTTGGAATAATTCCTGATTTTGCTTCATCTGAAAAAAACGGACTTGGTGTTGATGGTGTTAAAAAAGGTGGACCTGCTGATTTAGGCGGAATGAAAAAAGGAGATATTATTATTGCAATTAACGGACAAGCTGTAACAAATATTTATGATTATATGTATCGGCTGGCAAATCTTAAACATGGTGAAACTGCAATAGTTGAAGTATTAAGAAACGAAGAAAAAATTGTTTTATTAATTCAATTATAGTTACTAATTAGTGAATCTAAGAAAACTCCTATATTGTCATTTCGACTGAAAGGAGAAATCTCATAACACAATGTATATCAACTGAATGAGATTTACTTTCAGTGAGGGCTTCGCCGTTCTCACTTCGTTCGAAATGACAGCATAATTATAAATTTCAAGAGTTTTCTTATAAGCACTAATTAAAATCGTATTTAAAATAATTTATATTGAAAAAAATTAATCTTTTTTGGTTATTAGCTATAATTATTACACTTACAGCTATAATATATCAGAGAAAAACAGGTCCAACTTATCCGCAAAATGTTGAAGCAAAGATTTCTGATACGGTTTATAAACTTAAATTAATTACCAGCCATAATTCAGGGAAAAATGCAACAGTAAAATTAGATATAGCAGATACAAATATTTCAGCTAAACTATATTATCGGAAATATCCAACAAATGAATTATGGACATCATTAACATTTGAAAGAAGAAAAAAAGCAATTGATTCTTTCATAATGAATAAATTATTCAATAAGTATGAAGAAAATGTTCTAACTGCTGATTTACCATATCAACCTCCTGCAGGCAAATTGGAATATTATATTGAATTGTGTAAAAAAAATAATATTGTATTTACAAATAAAGAAAAACCAATAAGAATAAGGTTTAAAGGTTTGGTTCCTGCTATTATTTTAATACCTCATGTATTATTAATATTTTTTGCAATGCTTGTTTCTAATCTTGCGGGATTACTTGCTTTAAGTAAACATAAAAAATATAAGTTATATGGTAATTTAACTTTTTTCTTACTGCTTTTTGGTGGGATGATTTTCGGTCCATGGGTACAGCATTATGCTTTTGGTCAAGCGTGGACAGGTATTCCATTTGGCTTGGATTTGACAGATAATAAAACTTTAATTGCATTCATTTTCTGGATAATTGCTTTTACAGGTAATATCAAAAAAAACAGACCACATCTTGTTTTAATTGCAGCAATCATACTTTTATTAATATACACTATTCCTCACAGTATGTTTGGTTCGGAGCTTAATTATAATACAGGGGAAATAATATCAGCCTAATATTTCTCATAATGATTAAAGAAAATGTTTTAGGTATTTCAAAACGGAGAAACAAAAAATGGGGCATCAAGCCCCATTTAAAGTAATAGTAGTAGTTAATTATTTATTTAACAATTAACATTTTTTCAGTAGCAACAACTTTTCCATTAATTCTTACTACAACCAAGTATATTCCTTCTGATAGTTCTGAGTTTAT containing:
- a CDS encoding type II toxin-antitoxin system HicB family antitoxin is translated as MKKYLIILEKTKTGYSVYVPDLHGCIATGETREIAQDNIYEAIKFHLEGLQEENLLKQQKIQIRACNLL
- a CDS encoding UPF0175 family protein encodes the protein MDLNIKIPKSIYTAIRLPEKQKMKILLTELAFTLYEKNILSFGKARELAQMTKWEFHEELGKMKIERHYNSECFEEDFNYGKELRLY
- a CDS encoding type II toxin-antitoxin system HicB family antitoxin — translated: MKKYLIILEKTKTGYSVYVPDLPGCIAIGETREIAQDNIYEAIKFHLEGLQEENLLIPENKSEAGTLFISI
- a CDS encoding T9SS type A sorting domain-containing protein gives rise to the protein MKHIKFVIFIIFLVFLFTNIKAQYSNIAEVLSSGGGESTKGIYRNFGVIGETFVNSSVTEDNYNTSIGFLYASDIGTGINEVNFNNQFISIFPNPANEIINIEIKSQKIKSFDAEMYDIQGKLVFMKQYKSNLINIDISDLSKGIYLLKLKDETGNIIKTKKIVKE
- a CDS encoding menaquinone biosynthesis protein; translation: MSIVKISVVSYLNSIPFIYGIKNSGYIDGDYSLELDIPSVCAKKLITGDVDIGLIPVAVIPNLKYSEIISDYCIGAVSKVRSVLLISNVPINKINTIYLDYQSRTSVMLVRILAYKFWNIKVKWENSNDKFDYNNFADDSGALIIGDKTFELANKFNYVYDLAEQWIKYTQLPFVFACWISNKKINSDFINNFNLSLDYGINNLDKVIDDYLCSENKLNVNIKEYLTKNISYKLDNKKREGMKLFHKLSAETCY
- a CDS encoding nodulation protein NfeD, whose amino-acid sequence is MKNQKLLICVLLLLLAKFGFANYSADTITLPDSSKTLVYVFDMKQMIGPAIWRQTQQSFSEANDWGADYMIIQMNTYGGTLDAADSIRTKILNSKIPVYVFIDNNAASAGALISIACERIYMKKGSNIGAATVVNQTGEQMPDKYQAYMRSMMRSTAEAHGKDTIIQGNDTIFKWKRDPLIAEAMVDPREYIEGIIDTGKVLSFTTDEAIKYGFCEGKVDDLKEVLEKAEIKDYEIKEYKVSSLESVIGFLVNPVFSGILIMIIIGGIYFELQTPGIGFPIAASIIAAILYFAPLYLEGLAENWEIVIFVLGIILVGIEIFAFPGFGVAGISGIILIVTGLTMSMIDNIVFEFETNYFEIIFRSLFVVVLSMFISIILSLYLSKVLLTASASPLRFVVLRATQKTENGFIGIEQKIQTLVGKKGIASTILRPSGKIEIDDEIYDAKSEIGYIEKGEKIKVVRHEASQLYVIKNNG
- a CDS encoding GNAT family N-acetyltransferase → MDKFSIQIRDYNSNDYPDVDYLWQITDLGGKERGDDNDVIEETIKNGGKLIILEKSEDNKIIGTSWITNDKRRLYLHHFCIHPDFQGQGLSKILARESLEFAKKQKLQIKLEVHNTNVKAIDLYKNIGFKYLGDYDVYIIRDVEKCDSFNNI
- a CDS encoding M20/M25/M40 family metallo-hydrolase, producing MKKLSFLLFFILFSKIVISQSIDTLKPEIDYIKKHVEFLASDSLKGRKPGTVESKIAAEYILEQFKSNGLVPMGDKGFQYFNVVTDVKTGENNYFSFNDFEGVLNNDFIPFSFSENKSVEANVVFAGYGFDIKSDSITWNDYNDIVVKDKWVMILRGDPELDNPNSIFIKYSIDRHKVLIAKDKGAAGVLLISGAEMEKKDELISLYYDQTSGGAGVPVINIKREVADKILEESDKTIESLEKTLNTNKKPNSFDLEIKVKASSEIIKTYVQTQNVIAIIEGNDPELKNEYIFIGAHYDHLGFGGQGTSSRKKDTVAVHNGADDNASGVAGVIELTKKLSLIKDDIKRSIVFMTFGAEEMGLLGSKYFVNNPLVEIDNITTMFNFDMIGRLKPDNKTVTIGGSGTSEESDSLIMQFAKDRIFKVNLSPDGYGPSDHASFYANDIPVFFISTGAHEDYHTPEDDVDKLDFKGETAIIDFAYELILNITNCDKKLTFSESGSKISYRHGRGLKIVLGIIPDFASSEKNGLGVDGVKKGGPADLGGMKKGDIIIAINGQAVTNIYDYMYRLANLKHGETAIVEVLRNEEKIVLLIQL